From Virgibacillus ihumii, the proteins below share one genomic window:
- a CDS encoding IS256 family transposase: MTQLHFNLNMDKLKDEIMNSNMNAIYKSTAVLILNEYMEKERDEFLDVPPYARTGSSRDYRNGYYEREYLMSIGKIKLRVPRTRSGEFSPSIFEKYQRCDQAFVLALLEMVVNGVSTRKVRNVVEELCGESVSKSFVSSLTEKLDPIVNKWANRNLANTYYPYIFVDAMYIKVREHRKVVSKAVYIATAISEDNQREVLGLKVDHTESYEAWKSFLKELKGRGLHSPRLMISDAHKGLKKAIQEEFLGTSWQRCTVHFKRNIVDQLPKKGMSEVITGLKRIFKAVTPDDARNFKEEFVTRYEEDPKLNQALKTLEEGFDDAIQYLNEEEKYHTFIRSTNSLERLNEEVRRRERVIRIFPNTQSAFRLIGAVLMDYEGQQKNKKRFIRNKS; this comes from the coding sequence ATGACCCAACTACATTTTAACCTAAACATGGACAAGTTAAAAGATGAGATTATGAACTCCAATATGAACGCTATCTATAAATCAACAGCTGTATTAATTCTGAATGAGTATATGGAAAAGGAACGGGATGAATTTTTGGACGTTCCGCCATACGCCCGTACTGGTAGTTCACGTGATTATCGAAACGGCTATTATGAAAGAGAATATTTGATGAGTATTGGAAAGATCAAGTTACGGGTTCCACGGACTCGCAGCGGTGAGTTTTCACCAAGTATTTTTGAAAAGTATCAACGCTGTGACCAGGCTTTCGTTCTTGCCCTGCTTGAAATGGTGGTGAACGGGGTCTCCACACGCAAGGTTCGAAATGTAGTAGAAGAATTGTGTGGAGAGAGCGTATCCAAGTCCTTTGTATCATCGCTTACAGAGAAACTAGACCCTATCGTCAATAAATGGGCGAATCGAAATTTGGCAAACACCTATTATCCGTACATTTTTGTAGATGCCATGTATATCAAAGTTCGCGAGCATCGTAAGGTTGTATCCAAAGCTGTCTACATTGCGACAGCGATAAGCGAGGATAACCAACGGGAAGTGCTCGGATTAAAGGTTGACCATACCGAAAGTTACGAAGCTTGGAAAAGCTTTTTAAAAGAGCTGAAAGGCCGGGGGCTGCATTCACCAAGACTTATGATTTCAGATGCCCATAAAGGGCTCAAAAAAGCAATACAGGAGGAATTCCTCGGAACCTCATGGCAACGCTGCACCGTTCATTTTAAACGAAATATTGTGGATCAACTGCCAAAGAAGGGTATGTCAGAGGTAATCACGGGGTTAAAACGGATTTTTAAAGCCGTTACACCAGATGACGCAAGAAACTTCAAGGAGGAGTTCGTCACGCGTTACGAAGAAGATCCAAAGCTAAATCAAGCACTTAAGACATTGGAAGAAGGCTTCGATGATGCCATTCAGTATCTCAATGAAGAAGAGAAATATCATACATTCATACGCAGCACGAATTCATTGGAACGCCTAAATGAAGAAGTTAGAAGGCGGGAAAGAGTCATTCGTATATTTCCGAATACACAATCCGCCTTCCGTCTAATTGGCGCAGTACTAATGGATTATGAAGGGCAACAAAAGAATAAAAAAAGGTTTATTCGAAACAAAAGTTGA
- a CDS encoding DUF2188 domain-containing protein, translated as MPWTMNDYPSSLKNLDIAVRKKAIDIANAMVDEGYDESRAIPIATRQAKEWYENADSNKVREFKNQGDPTKRSEKDKNYESRPELLEKGEHVVPHDDGWAVQAKDAKQPSDIFEAKSDAVERGKEIARNKGTDVTIHRKDGTIEVHNSYK; from the coding sequence GTGCCGTGGACTATGAATGATTATCCGAGTTCCTTAAAAAACCTGGATATTGCAGTCCGAAAAAAAGCGATAGATATTGCTAATGCGATGGTAGACGAGGGATATGATGAGAGTCGCGCAATCCCGATAGCTACCAGACAGGCAAAAGAGTGGTATGAAAATGCTGACAGCAATAAGGTTCGTGAATTTAAAAATCAAGGCGATCCAACCAAAAGATCCGAAAAGGATAAAAACTATGAAAGTCGCCCGGAACTTCTTGAAAAAGGAGAGCATGTTGTACCACATGATGATGGATGGGCAGTTCAGGCTAAAGATGCAAAACAGCCGAGTGATATTTTTGAAGCAAAGTCAGATGCTGTTGAGCGTGGAAAAGAAATTGCCCGGAACAAAGGCACCGATGTCACGATTCACCGAAA